TTACATAGGTTCCTAAGCTtcattgtaattttgtttcgATAAATACCAGGCAGACATTACTTAACTGTTATTATGATACTGTATGTAATAGTAAAAATATACCTGAAACAATATTTTAGATTTAATATGTAGGAAACTGTATCGATGTAGTTTTGCTGCACATTACATATAAGGCAAAATGTTTATGTCTATGTTAATAGTGACTTAGATGATTTTCATCGAATTTAATTCGTTTTATCCTGCTTAGGGGTGGCTGATTATAATATTATATGATTGTGATAGTCTTCTTTATGATATAGGATTAACTTGAAACGTTGAAAGAGTACCATATTGCGAACGTCTTTAATTGCACTTCTTAGGCGAATAGCTGACACCAAACTCTTCAGTCTGTAGCTCGGTCGATATCAAGAGAGGTGAAATATGTGTGCATGCGTTTTTCTTTCTAATAAAGTGGTTTGCGGGACATTGACGCCTTGCCTGGGAATCTTCTTAATTTGATTTAATGTCTAAATTGGTTTGATTTACAGTTTAGAACAAAAGTTCGCAGTATTTTCTTTATCGCTGAATTGCTGTTTAGAATATACAAATATGGACGATTAGGAATCTATCTGAGAGAGATAGACTTGTAAGTGCGTTTCTAAGTGCAGTTTTCACATGAAGAACGTAGCGTCCCGATGCTGACCGATATATCCTACACAAGGTAGTTGTCATTTCTTATTGTTAGTGATCAACCCCTTCTGGAAATCTGACCTTTTAGTCGGCTGTCATTTTAACAGACCAATTACTGGAGTCAGATTAAATGGATCTACACGTGTAAGCTGTACTTGTTGTCATTGTGAATCTATGAAATTAGTGGTCATTATGTGcgttactgtgtgtgtgtgccactgTGGCCAGGTAGTAAGGGCACTATGGTCCAGAGTGAAAAATCCGGGCGGAAAGTAGACCATGAATGAACTTGCTCAGTCTTAACGTCTTCCGAATATTTTGCGTAAACGGCTTGACCCAAAATAGACAGCACGTACGTCTCCAGTTAACAGAAATAAGCCTCATTTTGGAGCCTGTAACCTAGTTTAAGAAGATTGTGACTAGACATGTATATTTTAGGTGTTACTAACTACTAACTAATGTGTTGATCCTAAACTCCCTCCCCTATGGGTGATACTTCGTCAGCCTCACATCACCCTTTGAACCCAAACACGATATAAACCTGTGAAACATGTTCACCTTGGACTGCTACGTGACAAACGTAACATGAATAGCCTTTCTCATGGTGCAAATGATAACCATAAGAAAGCTCAGAGTAAGGTTTCCCAAACGTACACGTCGTACTCACTAGCACTGtgaatttgactttgactttattcagatccacttttagctattacaacgtGGCGGCTTTTTTTAGATTTCAGGCACATATATGGTATTCTATTTGTGTCAGATTCAGTCACAAAAACGTTACTGCATTCTTAAGCGCAGACGTATGTACTCCCTACCTTACGTCAAACCATTCACACATATGATCCGACTGAGTATGTTGCTGGTCATTGGAGTGATGGTTCCTTATTCTATTTGTAGACTTTGCACACCACAACAGTGTCACAGTGACACTAATAATGCCCACTGATTTCATAGCTGGGTGATTCACAATGTCAACAAGTACAGGTTACACGTGTAGATCcgttaacatctattatcataataccggtacgtttacgacgatttctctagccatactgatttgacaaattgtcaacgcatcattttctccagttacatgttgctgttataggttacccttgccacttcttctgtgtaacttttctgccactcttgtcctgctaaaagcgtaatattgtaattgtaacacgccgcggaattacacggcgaacgggcgcgtggttgggagggggtacaaaataccggtaggaagaaacacggcacaattaactgccactatgtacatttatacatcctctgatgttccttccttttctgtcagtaaatgcataaaacataaacctgcatgagcatacaaaatgtcatgagaaaacggacgtatactgtcaagaattttcatttaacttctgtccgtcacaaagacgtaacacttcactgctagtgTAGATATAAatatggcgggaaaatggctgcgtacgttcaattttgcccattcagtcgtagatccgggctattatgcaacggttcttcacacttttacatgagttgtaggtcaccaacagaaattcaagattgttgttgaatcatgttcgtcttgtgccgtgagcatgtgtaattatgatctatataaatttggcaatgaatgtgacagtgtgttcgtcccacgacgagctgcctaccccgaaatttaaaaaaaagtatactgaaaacttttggccttcttgtcttcgaatgcattgttatcgatgctttgtaaatggtgtattggacacctagatgtctgaagtgtgcacagctcagaaataactattgttgcatgtgtagatctctttaagttccagtatttttaatctaccggtataagtcttactaccggaattatgccaatgcatgttaatctGACTTCAGATTGGTCTTTTAAAATGACAAAAGACTCAGAGGTCATTCAAAAAAATTGGTCTAAATTTGTGTCTACTGGAGAAAAAATgggatagcacccctctatcacataaATTCACTAGTATAACCGCTAaaaaacaagttatcacaacttttcaaactatcacgttttctgtcctaaaatactattcagggctaaataaatgtgttagATAATCAAGTCTTTCAAGAGGGGGTTGATCACTAACAATAGGTGATTTTACTACGTGCTACAGTGGCGCAGTAACCCATATAATGGCCACTGCCTGATTTCATAGATGGGTGATTCACAATGTCAACAAGTACATCttacacgtaacgttatagATCCATTTACTCTGACTCCAGTAATTGGTCTGTTAAAATGGCAGAAGACTCAAAGGTCAGATTTCGAGAAGGGGTTGATCACTAACAATCAGGAATGACAGTTGCCTTGTGTATGATACATCAGTCGGGACGGTACGTTCGTTATGTGATGACTACATTTAGAAACGTTACAAGTGCCACCTAACAGTTTTACTCTGTACTGCAACTAGATGTGTTCAAAGATATTGATGTTTCAATGCACCTTATCAAGGGATTTGTTATTCAGCAGCGTTGATATTGTACTTTTTACAGAACAATCCAAGGATAAACACAATAATGCGTAATTTCAAAATAGTCAATCAAACCAACTTAAACATGGTTTAATTAATATAGaaattaaatcaaattaaaAGATTCCCAGGCAAGGCACGGATTCCCGCAAACCACtttattaaaaagaaaaacgCATGTACACATATCTAAACTCTCTTGATATTGACCAAGCCACAGACTGAAGTTGTTTTGAATAAGTTTGTCAACTATTCGCCTAAGAAGTAGAATTCAAGACGTTCGCGGCCCTCTTTCAACGTTTCGTGTGTGCAAGTTAATCCTATATCATAATGGAAGATATTACAATGATATGCGCGTTTGTTCCATAGCCACCTCTATGCAGCATAAAACGTATTGAAGTCAATGTACAATCATTGCTAATCTGCGTATTGGGCATTACGATAAgcataaacatataaacattatgccttatatatatattgtgtagAGAAACCACGTCTATGACTTAGTTTACAAATCTTATAAAAATGTTGTTACTGGTATATTTTTACTATTACATACAGTTACTATAACAGTTTAGAGTAATTTTTAAATGATAtctatcaaaacaaaattacaatgaagcttagatgtaaaaaaaaaacgcaggATACCGCTAACCTTTCTGTCAATATGATGCATAAGAGACTATTTTACAACTGCTCACCGTTTATGCAATCACTAAAAGTCTAAAAtcatattctacatgtatgtgactatTCTAATGTTCAACCTTGTATTGAATTCTAAAATTCACACCCTTGGTTCAATGCCTGTTTTACTTAAACATATATAAGCATATAAGCatacaaagtgaaaaaaatgagcATCAAAGGCTCTTCCGAGACGCATCCTATCAAACAAAAGGAACACATCGTTGTTTGATAGGAACAAACTGTGATTTTCACACAGTCTAGCCCCTTGTTGCTGCCACTTCATCTGCAACCGGAgcatcttcctcctcttctgcAGCCGAGGCATCTCCTTCTTCTTCGGCAGGCGGAGCAGCGCATTGGATGGGAGGGGCCAGTCTCGAGCTCTCTGCTGCAGCTGGGGCAAGGACGTCAACCGGGAACGGGGAAATCCGCGGCTTCGAGCAACACGGCGGTGATCCAGGTGCTGTGGTAAAAGAAAGCATGAACGCCATTGGACTGACGTCTAAATGTATATGATTTCGAGTACGTGAACAATGTTCCGTGACTCGTAGTAGTCCACTTTGCTTGGTGCTTTATCATTACCTGTAACAGAACTCTACAGTAGCTACTACGTCTTCTTGTCCTTTACATCCTGACAGATGGACTCGGCGATGTGCAACGTACCAGACTCACTGTACTCCTGCACAGTCTGCCACAAGTTGAGCATGTGAAAGCATTTGCTGTGCTACATACACTAACTGTTAATGtgttatgcagaaaaaaaaaacaaaaaagatgtAGGGTATGGAGCacaatatatttatgaaatgGCCAGATGCTGGAACCTACCTTTCTCGGGACCAGATGTTTCATGATTTCTAATACCTTCTTCATAAGGCCCTATCTCTTTTGTCAATGACAACTAAGATCTTGTAAATCTCGTGACACCTTACACCTAATCTTCTTGATGCTGCTTGGTGTAGTTGCCGTGACGTACCTATCTCGCAGATGTAGTTCTTGAGCTCAGTGCAATGGTGGTTGTTCCAGTTGTAGCTGAACTGAGGGCGGATCTCGACACATTTCTCTCCGTAAATCGTGTCCGGTTGCCCGGGAGACCAGTCGCTGAAGTCACCGCCGCCCAGCACGCTTCCGTCGCTCCAACGGTACTGGGACTGTGGAAATGTTCGAAAATTCGTTATCAGAGAGATGTTGCCACACGGCCTCATCTTGCCCAGTGTTCTACCATTCAACTAGATGATCGTTCTAACAACTTCCTTCGATCTATATTTGGATTTGTAtaacccttgatttcataattttgatatcatacaaaatgttactttaaagtatgactgaaaagacaacaaaacacacaaaccgTAAAAGGGTTTGTTGAGCGATCAGTTAAATTTTAGGTCGTAGTGCTGTCTTATGGGAtgaggtacattgtacacagtGGTTCCTCACGTAACAGGGGCAAAATCCGATTAGATAGGAAAGTAACAAGACTACGGGTCTTTCACTCCGAAAAAAGTCAACCATTGACAATCGACTAATTTGCAAAACTTAACTTACTTCTAATGTGAAACAATGGACGAAATGCCATTCACCCACTCTGGATGGTTAATTAGCATGTGTACGATTAACGTATAAGCAAGAAAAACTTACAGCAGGAGCAGTGAGATCGTCCAGCCCGATCCAGGTCTCGGCGGCGTAGGTGGTTTGGATGCGGTTGACGATGAATGTGTTGAGAGCGGCGGACTTGATGACCACCAGACGACCACCTTCAGCCCGGCAGGTCTGGCTGGCGGCCTGGTAGTTTTTACGGTCACCTCTGGCGGAGAACCGCAGGCACTTTGCGGTCCCATCCACCTCCACGCGTTCGTAGTTCTCCGGACAAGTGGCTATAGACGAGATTTTGTGGCAAAGGTTAGAGGTAGAGATAACCGTCCCATGGCCTTTGAGGCAGCTCAGTGATATCAGATAGACCTAGCGTCAACATCTTTACGTTTCGCCGGCTTATGCGATCGCTGAGCGAccgtacagcgaccaaaattggacttgTCTGACACATTGTTTCATAACTAGAACATGATGGAAGATGCAAAGGTATGATgtatacaacaaaacaaaaatgtaaaaacatttgttctttatctatgaaattcgttgaacgattttgtcaaatctttggtcgctCAGCGGTCACTGCTTCTGGTGGAAAATGGGTGTGGAGCGATAAAACGTACACCTACCAGTCTGGTTGTGACAGCAGATCTGATCGTGCATGCCTGCCGTGATGCTCTTTAAGGCGCTGAAATCGGGCAGCCTGTAGATGTAGTCCGGGCAGCTGGCGATCTGGGTCAGCTGGGCACTGTTGGCACAGGCCCCGACGCCGATGGCGAACGTCTGGACGCCCATGCCATGCAGGACCTAGGAACAGCAGTGGAGGAGAACATTTAACATCAAAAAACCCACACTTgagaaaaataattgaaaacttGGGATCTTTCGTTTTTCACTGTCTCCTGAGAAGAAGTCGGACCCAATAACTCAGAagctagagttagcttttagagtTATTTAGACTCTTGTATATTGCTTTGTACGCTGTACATACCCTTCcattttacctgcaattagcctacggacatgaacttgcaaataaactttctaaaattgtatttgtttaagtgattgtatatactgtatattttcattgaatgagccctggaagattagctcaataGCTAAAGGGCATCCCAATAAAGCAATAAACCAACCGCCGCTGGTCCGGCCACACTTGAAGAAGAGTAGCCGTCAGTCAGAACGATGACGACATCGGGAGCGTCAGGGCGGTTCCCGTTGCCTGGCAACAGCATGGTGCTGGCGACGTAGGTGAGCGCGGCTGCCGTGTTGGTCCCGCCGGTAGTGGCTGTGGGCATGGCATTCACGTCACTCAGGACGTCTGCTTTACTGTGGAGACAAATGGCCGTTGTGACAAAGTTTCACAAAATTGAAAATCATGTCAATAAGTTTATATTCCAGTATCATTTTTTGGGGTACACACGAAGAGTGGTATAGGTAATGGcacccacacacccacacacacacagacacacacacacacacacacacacacacacacacagatacacagacagccacacacacacacacacacacacacacacagacacgcacacacacacgtactcacacatctatctatctataactatctatctatctatctatctattaaatttacaaacacagacaaatcAACAACAGTTGATGGTTGTACATTAAAACAGCGTTTCTGCATCATGCAACTTACTTGTCGTGAGTGTTCAGGTGGAACTCATGGATGACAGCGCTGCTATATCGGATCACGCCGATCTGGGCGTCCAGGACACCGACCTGGAACCGATCGACCAGCGCCGCGACGAAGTTCTTAATCTTCACGAACTCCGAGTCCGGGATGCTGCCGGAGTAGTCCAGCACGAACACGATGTCCGGCCGGCAACATCCAACTTTATCTGGAGGGATTAAAGAGCGAGAGATTAGGGCCATGTCAGACATTCAGGACCTTTCGAGGATTTTGCTCCCGAACACCCCCACCAAGGTCGGCGCCGGACTGGAGGTAGCCTAGAATCCACCCTATTCTGGGCCCAGTGCGCTCCTCTGACAAGCAGAATATGACTTTCtcgagtttctttttttttcttcaaaacttaAAGTCAACTGGCGAAGATGACCTTGCTTCCGACCATGGTATAGAGAAGGTTGGAAGGCCATAGCTACCAGCGTCTTTTTAAAAGTAAAGACGTCAACACTTAGAAGTGAAATTTATACCAAACATGCAACGTTCCAGCACTtcgttaacgctagttcacctttatccgttgggtaacctatatccgttgtttttttaaaacattgtatttaggcacatcaagtcggtGGGTGATAgctttaaactgcaatatcctgaaaatattgcaatttgaaactaatgttcatcaacgtgatatccccaaataccctgtttttaaaagcaactaatataggttacccaatggatgaaggtgaactagcgttatagccAGCCATGACAGTGGAGTGGTGTATCCTCAGTGGTCAAAGTCATGAATTGGAAAGGCATATACGGGTGTGCTCACCGACACAGTCACACTCCAGGTTATTGCCCGACCAGTGTCCGTTAGACAGGCACCTCCTGATGTAGTCCCCGGACACCTCCTTGCAGTAGGCGTTCCTGCTGTTGGCGCACTTGTAGTAGCAGCTTTCATCAGTGGTGTAAACTGGGCTGCAACCGAACCTGAGAGTGCCGGGCACTGTTGGTGGATTCACacatcctgaaaaaaaaaaagatagagaGCAAATCTGAGTTTCGCACCAAGAATGATATAATTGTACAATGCGTAGTAATTCAAGCAAGGCGATCACCCCACTGACTTGGCCATTGCACGGCCTGTAGGTTTCGTACACCTCGTGCACACCAGACTGGGCCCCGTCCAGACTTGGCACGGCAAACTACAGGTTTTCAGACCTAAGGCTACACAGACGTTGGGATAAATGTACCAAATCTCGCGCTAGGACGCTTAGTTAAGattatttacataatatatcaCAAAGGCAGCTCATCCAGATCCTAGTTACCTCTCCTGCAGACCAGGTTGGTCCCTGTCCAGACCCCTCTAACACATGTCCTCTCGGTACTGCCGGAGACTTGGGCGTAACCATGACGGCACGTGTAGGTGCAAGTCTCGCCGTTGGTGAAGGGGGCTGTACAGCCGCTTCGGATGGAGTAGGGCACGGAAGGCGGTGAAGAACATGCTGTAATTGGTAGTAAGAAAATGATTCGACTGATGGTTTCGGGCCCTTGTATGTCTAAACAGACAAAAAGTCCCAGTTCGTATATTCTTAGATATAAAATTTTATACGTTTTCCTTTCACGCCACACACCTTGGTGTCCCGAGTTAAAAATCAAATTGCATGCTACCGTGAGTGTGTTTGGCCATTCAGAAAATTCCGGGATTCAGTTGGACCCCAAGAGCTATTTTCCGGTAGTCAAAACCATGTGTTCCGTCAGTAATTGCTTCGTCTACTCGACAGGTTGTCAACAGTCCATTTGTAAATGAACTATGCACTCATTGCAAAGAGTATTTCCACAAGGAGGGCGCTGTCGCCGCGATCTCTCTGCGACATAAAACTTAACAGACCGCTCAACGAAATGTATAGAAAAGGGACCAAtcttttacgctttgtgtatcttgttgtcttttcagccacacctttacattttgtatgatacgCACAATATGGAATCGAAGGCTGCACACATCCTATTTAGGTctcagtgagagcgcagcgcgattgCTGTCTAGTGGAAACAGGGCCTTACATAttagcctccaagcagatcctacggtgccataagatagtgtcaaagctggccaaggggtatagccgaccaaagggagtcaaacgggcaccgtcAAATGTAGCGtaacactcctaggctggcttcacccctctgacagcttttgatactgtcttatgttaCCGtgggatctacttggagattacttagATATGCCTCAAGTTAGTACACTTACGTTTTATACAGACCAGGGTGGTCCCACTCCAGACCCCGTTAGAGCAGGTCCTGGTGGTGGTACTGGGGACTGCGGTGTACCCACGGCGGCAGTAGTAGGTGCACTTCTCACCGTTGGTGTAGGGAGCTCTACAGCCACGTCGGTAGGTGGAGGCATCGGTTGGCGGTGAAGGGCAACTAGGGGCTTATGAGGAAAAGAATATCATTAGATAGATGTCGTTTGGGGAATGGGAAGTTGGTTGTCCAGCTGGCGCAAGGACATCGTAAGATTGTACCATGGTACGTGCATTGAAGCAACACTTTAGCATTTCAATGTCCAAGCTACATGTAGTTGGCGAGATTTGTGATGCACTTAAACCTTCGATTTCCTACTAAATGCATTTAGCAAGTCGTGGTTGCTTTAACATGTAAACTTCACAGAGAGTAACAATGATAGAAACCACCAGTCTCcgaaaataacaatttttgcAGCTTTTTTTTCGTTCAACAGCAAATTATTGTACTTGAACAGTATACTTACAAGGGACAGGACGAACGCGTAGGGCGCTGGACTGTACCATCATGACAGACAGCACCAGCAGGCCGAGGCAGATTTGGAACCTGGGGTATTACAAAGACATTGCGTCAACTTAGTGCTCTTTAACATGGATATATGTTGACTTTGTGAACGTCCAAGCCGCTAAGAGATCATTTTGAAAAATCTAGAACATGAAACGACAAAGGCATAAAGTGGCTAGTATATTCAGGACATGgcaaacatgtaacgttatgtctgtgATTTGgagggtatttttttttgctcttaAGAATGATGTAGATCCCATACGTCCATCGTCCATACGTCCATATACGTCCATCAACGACATCTGTTGTAGATAGATGTCGCCCTCTTGTTAAACAGTGTCAGGTTTATATTTATACCCTGCACATTATTTCATCAGTGTGTTTTCATGTCTTCGAGGATGTGTTTTCAAATTAATATCATATTGCATAAGAAGAGATGGTTCACTTTGATGTATTCTGGGTTACATAAGGCCTGTGACAGAAGACAAAAACAACGTCAGACCGAATAACAGGTCGACCCATGAAAAAGTTTGGGGACTTAACCGTGGTCATGCATATTCATGAAAACACAAAGGAAACGTCAGAAATCTCATGAACATTCACACTGGGTGCCGCTTGAGTGAGCACGAACAAGACTCCACACACAACCGCAGCATTCTGAGAAAGGACGAAAACTGGTTTCCAttgtgacgtcataattaccATGATCTATTTTCGTGCACAGCTCACAGCAGTAGCTACAACCAATTATCCAATTACTTTCACTTAGACACACCTGTCTTCTGAAAAAATAAGAGTAGAGAAGACGCGACAGAAAACCTCACAGAATAAACCCTTAATTGATGTTCAGTGCGTGAACCGAAGCCTGTAGCCTCTTcacaaggagctttcatcaacctTTATTGAAGCTACTTCTAGACTGTCAACGCTCGCTAACTTATACAGGAATTTGCCGGAGGGACTTTTGCTACAAAATGGTTTGAATTCCGGATCGAGAGGGAATTTTGATCTTAGAGGGGACTGACACTCCTGGTTAATCATTTGTCgcttttttgccgaattctgcGATTCGTAACCCGTAGGTAGGCCTGGAGGAGACTACAGTGAACTCGTCCTTGCAACTATTGAACCAATATCAATTATGCTCAGTCGGCACCTCCCACATTACACGCGATAGACCAGGAGATTGTGCTCCTGTCCGGAGTTTGGGCATGTCTCACGTTTACtggtcaaattttgatattttccttGCGTTTTAGACTTTCCGCATGAAAAACAGATGGTTTCGCTGAACATTCGGGTGCATTCGGCAGTCTCGAATGATGTTGACCGCCAGAAGgtcaccaaatttcaaaatcgTGATCGTCAGAGCACATATTTGGCCTGAAAATCTACCCTGTCAAATTGAACGTGGGATCGGTGATATAAGAACATTGGCCGATCTGTAGAAACCAGTTTTGGGGAAAGAAAAGAACgatatagaagacaacaaaaacacaaaacggagcCAAAACAATTCAGCATCATGCCTTGTGCTTATTTACCGGCATTATCTTTAATTTTTGGTCTCCGAAAACAGCCCGGCCGGCCCTGGTTAAGAAATGTGCCGTAGGCCTAAGCGGACGAGTAGTATTTTCAACCCTGTACATTGCCACAATGAAAGCAGTGCAAAGACATTGAATTGAGAAAACGACCAAAAAATATAAATGCACCAGCCAAAACATATCGTGGAAAAAAGTCcaagaaaaatatcaaaaagGAGGCTAAGACTTACTTCATATTGCAGTTACCAACAGGTGAAGACTCTTTGCGCGCGCAGAATGTTTGTCGGTAGCGTGGCACGGGCGCTTCTTTCTGTCTGTAGAAACTCCGCAGAATGAGGATTGGGGCGGCGTGCTTGGGTATTTGTAATCTTTTTGGTAATTTGTCAATTAGAATGGGAGTGATTTCATCGTAAAATCAGTCTGTGAGGCCTTGGCAAAATTATCGTCCTAATCATGTTCAGCAAAGTGGCGCATATttgtgaatattaatgagtaGGCGGTGCTGTTTCTTTGTGACGTCAGAAGATAGACAGGGGACGTTGAATCCGTTCAATTGTTTCTAAAGAAGGCCAATGAGTTCGGTAAAGTCCCGAAAATTTTCTGGAGGTCTGGAGCAGTGGCGCGTGGATGATTTGTTTTTTTGGGTCATGCGAGCACATTGATTGACATGTGTGCGCTTAAGGGGAAAACTATGTATAACCAcatatgtacatgcatacatgccCCCACTCgctgtaacacacacacacacacacacacacacacacacagacagacagacacatacacacagacacatgtacacacacatgtacacac
This genomic stretch from Branchiostoma floridae strain S238N-H82 chromosome 13, Bfl_VNyyK, whole genome shotgun sequence harbors:
- the LOC118428580 gene encoding cartilage matrix protein-like produces the protein MMVQSSALRVRPVPSPSCPSPPTDASTYRRGCRAPYTNGEKCTYYCRRGYTAVPSTTTRTCSNGVWSGTTLVCIKPCSSPPSVPYSIRSGCTAPFTNGETCTYTCRHGYAQVSGSTERTCVRGVWTGTNLVCRRGCVNPPTVPGTLRFGCSPVYTTDESCYYKCANSRNAYCKEVSGDYIRRCLSNGHWSGNNLECDCVDKVGCCRPDIVFVLDYSGSIPDSEFVKIKNFVAALVDRFQVGVLDAQIGVIRYSSAVIHEFHLNTHDNKADVLSDVNAMPTATTGGTNTAAALTYVASTMLLPGNGNRPDAPDVVIVLTDGYSSSSVAGPAAVLHGMGVQTFAIGVGACANSAQLTQIASCPDYIYRLPDFSALKSITAGMHDQICCHNQTGRCTFYRSTPIFHQKQ
- the LOC118429737 gene encoding uncharacterized protein LOC118429737: MGPQSACGSPPEVTVKTTRPPARPAGLKVVVWWSSSPPLSTHSSSTASKPPTPPRPGSGWTISLLLLPSTVGATEACWAAVTSATGLPGNRTRFTERNVSRSALSSATTGTTTIALSSRTTSAR